GACGACCAAAGAAGGCGAAAGCGTAGCTCAAGTTTCTTCTGATTCCTATCAAACAGAATGGCAGCACGATAACCCGTCACCATGCGTGTTTCATTTAACGGAACAAACGGCTTGGAAACATACAGAGTCAAGCGACGTTCATATCGAAGGGCGCCTGCTCGGGGGATGTATAGACGTAATCAGACACTTAGCCGGCACTTCTTTTGGAGACGTCAAAGCTTTTCGAGAAAAACATATTCCTTCAGAACCGGTCATTTGGTATTTTGACAACTGTGAACTGACGACTGTAGACCTTCGCCGTTCGCTTCTTCAGCTTAAGCTAGCGGGCTGGTTTGATAACTGCTCGGGCATTTTATTCGGTAGAAGCAGCGCTAATGAGCCCGTTGATTTCTACACTGCTGAAGATGTGTATCATGATCTTGCCTCCGACTTACATATTCCCGTTGTCTATGACATCGACTGCGGCCACCTCCCTCCTCAGCTCACGCTTATTAACGGCGCGTATGCGAGTGTTAACGTAGAGAGAGATAAGGGCACAGTTGTTCAATACTTTACGTAAAAAAAGAGGCTTGTATATAAGTAGTTTATTTAATTGAAGAAAAATTCGAACGAACTTGATTCCTGATGGAGAATCCAATTCGTTCGGATTTTTTTATGGATATGGTGCAAGTAGGTTTGTTTCATATATGTAGGTGCTTCTAATGGTTGATTGGAGGGCAGGACGAAGACTCCTGCGGGAAAAACGGAACAAGTGAGACCCCGCAGGAGCGTTCGCGACGAGGAGGCTCACCGGCCGCCCGCGGAAAGCGAAGTCTTGCACGGAAATCAACCGCGGTTCATTTCGTCGTTTCACAATTTTGTTTTACATATCTGTCATCAGTAATATAAACGTCCCAAACAGGAAAAAAGTTGCACCAAACCACGAGTGATAGTGCTCTTTTTGTTTTCTTTCAAACTTCCATTCTTCAAATCCTCGAATTACGTACAGGAAAAAAAAGAAAAGAAACATAAAAACGGAGGTATAGGCTGGAGGTATAACAAAGATCAGCACTAAAAACGCAGCAAGCATCACCATTTCAAGTGTGATAAACAGCGGACGCCTTCCCTTAAAGCTTCTCCAATAGCTTTTTTTCATCTTTGTATTCAGCTTCTTTCGCATGGCAAGATCCAGAAAGATATAAACGACTGCCAGAATCAGCAAATACACAAGCGCCATTTCCGTCCCTCCTTCCGACTTAAAATATCCTTATACTTCCATTTTAAAGGACTTTCCATAAATTTCAAGTCTCTAAAAAACTTTATCCAACTTATTAGTGCAAGCATTCATATATTTAAAAATCGCTAATATATTGACTAATGTACAGGTTGAATTCTCTGTATAAACTCACCTAGAGGGGGACATCAAGTTATGAGAATAAAAGAAGTGAAGCAAGGTGCACTCACAGCGCTGAAAAACCGCTGGGGATTCGCCGTACTGCTTACGTTCGTTACGTATCTAATTGCTGCCGGTATTCCAGGACTTATTGACTTTCTTGTTAACGGATTTCCAAGCGGGTCTGAAACCGAATACTCACAGTCTACCTTAGCTAATATTGTATCCCTGCTGCTCGTACCGCTCTTTTTTTCTTACTACTGGGTACTGCTGCGTTTAGTAAGAGGAGAAAACGTCTGCGTTAAAAGTGTGTTTGATTCGTTTTCATCTGCAGGCTTATACTTTAGAACACTC
The genomic region above belongs to Priestia megaterium and contains:
- a CDS encoding S66 family peptidase; this translates as MITYPFLTSNPTIGVTAPSSGVPQALHSMFSLSCERMKEKGFSVIPGETVWTQHKAKSASPKKRANELQGMIADENVDIIIPPWGGELLIEILEHLDFTKWKTKWVLGYSDTSVLLLAITLNTGIATAHGTNFVDLRGEYWDPTTAMWQQVLTTKEGESVAQVSSDSYQTEWQHDNPSPCVFHLTEQTAWKHTESSDVHIEGRLLGGCIDVIRHLAGTSFGDVKAFREKHIPSEPVIWYFDNCELTTVDLRRSLLQLKLAGWFDNCSGILFGRSSANEPVDFYTAEDVYHDLASDLHIPVVYDIDCGHLPPQLTLINGAYASVNVERDKGTVVQYFT
- a CDS encoding DUF4181 domain-containing protein, which codes for MALVYLLILAVVYIFLDLAMRKKLNTKMKKSYWRSFKGRRPLFITLEMVMLAAFLVLIFVIPPAYTSVFMFLFFFFLYVIRGFEEWKFERKQKEHYHSWFGATFFLFGTFILLMTDM